A window of the Loxodonta africana isolate mLoxAfr1 chromosome 3, mLoxAfr1.hap2, whole genome shotgun sequence genome harbors these coding sequences:
- the AGTRAP gene encoding type-1 angiotensin II receptor-associated protein isoform X2 → MLFQAILLVHWILTTWGSIVFSGPYAWANFTILALGLWAVAQRDSIDAISMFLGGLVATIFLDIIHISVFYPRGDLTDTGRFGAGMAILSLILKPFSCCFVYHMYRERGGELLLHVGFLGPSPGRSAYQTIDSPEASNDPFAGPESRGQPGHGY, encoded by the exons GGGTTCCATCGTATTCTCGGGCCCCTATGCCTGGGCCAACTTCACCATCCTGGCCTTGGGCCTGTGGGCTGTTGCTCAGAGGGACTCCATCGACGCCATAAGCATG TTTCTTGGTGGCTTGGTGGCCACCATCTTCCTGGACATCATCCACATTAGTGTCTTCTATCCGCGGGGGGACCTCACGGACACGGGCCGCTTTGGGGCCGGCATGGCCATCCTCAGCCTGATCCTGAAGCCGTTCTCCTGCTGCTTCGTCTACCACATGTACCGGGAGCGTGGGGGTGAACTCCTGCTCCATGTCG gTTTTCTTGGACCCTCACCAGGGCGCAGTGCCTACCAGACCATTGACTCACCAGAAGCATCCAACGACCCCTTTGCAGGCCCAGAGAGCAGGGGTCAGCCGGGCCATGGGTACTGA
- the C3H1orf167 gene encoding LOW QUALITY PROTEIN: uncharacterized protein C1orf167 homolog (The sequence of the model RefSeq protein was modified relative to this genomic sequence to represent the inferred CDS: inserted 2 bases in 1 codon), with amino-acid sequence MSEAASLAEITWSQTSAKASTLYQGHHYHPGSAPEHMELRPNASCKENVPPRPPAPLRPVSLEPRRFLKSLGVSLGSGHGQQVPVHWARRGGSAATPSPGTVLCQEPCLVQTNLASPGPSPHLALEDTTGQRANSTFLQQSNLQPWAGRPHVRAQSFAIQXNLSLRKTSFAVRGNRTSPHLWPEPQENFSSHTLPRGTPLCRSGQLTCPSPSLRQSQPPAPDTPRLDFRPPAGFIPRDGRPWPTTRSWCALGRWTSGPVGEPLTLEDLALPAQSQAQAPSHAGVHQLLSSMPHLEHKAARLRHWGSQEPLGPEQQDPWASSGQAVLDQPQPSQPALACWDERQRCLRNPREKTQGAWASLPDSQANSQPASLKTTFGILMEDPLDPEKGVLPAYTLSRRGNCSPGPAYDGGQRGSPSFPQGAGNRETRPCSSTFSSAAWGVLPGQEGRKGALREQVSGEEERMAFSCLSDTISARSTLQNKVPNIVTLETKTDRWQLLPRCFRAWQHTAQKRRTVVAAEALCRRQLLRKGLRALRWALYLREAWLEAVSGWHMKTLLARSFREWRQLAAQQKQEPHTQAMPESPASGGVWGQGRSGRKAAADPALTSSFTNSKGNLRKEEGGLPIPSHPGLRPDGRDGRAQILQGLQWLAVFLLWCHQKGLARQETGVQGEAAWAPPRTRRAKWPHQAWHAAPARVAPQETQCQRAWLCRCFGAWQRFLQRGVRCRNHLADRLVGTLNTCLRQWVQMKQLRASDEVKVTQLFLCRQKAGTAALHSPAPGVATAQGPRAVAQAQGLLLERGQGSLQKACQRLALYRVLLLWRMRLSQRQRADFFLQGLRQRTLQHILHQWRSRAWGPCTPSSNARTTSAPESLDSVPEGKTSLGCSSPCGSLERPPRDPALLEILQATFLRPAGQWQQKQSLLPWQVRAKQARSTAYRYQRTLQRRVLLSWSHWTTAQRAWRELAAHWAWARSCRAVLSLWRQRLAEWWAVEQWAQDRGRGLAQDALRRWHSCWQRQQILQEKYRVWAQVRLQGLRRAVFWGWQQAAARRRHMVTRPEKLLLQSHFQAWHGLVREAGMLWARRQAFQDGRKRRALKNAFAAWQGALVAAAQAQEQHMAWDAITCWSRDIQQGRACKQLRRVQAQQALEAWSWAPGLCHKAHQQAEERSLAQAQAGVALCWTWWVRESRLCQVSRAHAARKLSAQVLEAWAQAAAQSWVQRAAFAQLQQGGLGLLLRTHWAQWQTALLRVRQEVRAEVEETSTVHPRPGADLTHCLRLASRVQLLLLMDSPAWWKQTHSCWTQAPGLGLPGTAQHHHLSSHREQQGTPRAQGDREQDLKWPLAPCWPPLHHAFQLWLQWPVHYHGAQGLPLWTTPSRPPTGPGGDCSPESRTLKGTGEAYQRRLGMSLQHWHLEALLHQFQGSQKARRLAAAWQHWGDAHGAQQLARTLFRQWHLRWAWGTWRRRVLQLWVAQRFLQQENSCILSQALAKWHQRLAARGRSGANGSLRPPSKLGPRGPGSGPEDAHAPGHSRLRMEQGPSCSCDLFP; translated from the exons ATGTCCGAAGCCGCAAGCCTGGCTGAGATCACCTGGA GCCAGACCTCTGCCAAGGCCAGCACCTTGTACCAAGGCCACCACTACCACCCTGGCTCTGCCCCGGAGCACATGGAGCTGAGGCCGAACGCCAGCTGCAAGGAGAATGTGCCCCCCAGACCCCCGGCCCCCCTGAGGCCAG TCTCTTTAGAGCCCCGGAGATTTCTGAAGAGCCTGGGTGTCAGCCTGGGCAGTGGGCATGGCCAGCAGGTGCCCGTGCATTGGGCCAGGAGGGGAGGGTCTGCCGCCACACCCTCCCCAGGGACAGTGCTGTGCCAGGAGCCCTGCCTCGTCCAGACAAACCTGGCCAGCCCTGGCCCCAGCCCACATCTTGCTCTGGAGGACACAACTGGCCAAAGGGCCAACTCAACCTTCCTGCAGCAGAGCAACCTGCAGCCCTGGGCTGGGAGGCCTCATGTGAGGGCCCAGAGTTTTGCCATCCA CAACCTGAGCCTAAGGAAGACCAGCTTTGCCGTGCGTGGAAATCGAACCAGCCCCCACCTCTGGCCAGAACCTCAGGAAAACTTCAGTTCCCACACTCTGCCACGGGGAACCCCACTCTGCCGCAGCGGGCAGCTGACTTGCCCATCACCCAGCCTGAGGCAGTCCCAGCCACCAGCCCCAGATACTCCCCGCCTGGACTTCAGGCCCCCTGCAGGCTTCATCCCTCGAGATGGGCGTCCTTGGCCAACCACCAGATCCTGGTGTGCCCTGGGCCGATGGACCTCCGGGCCCGTGGGTGAGCCCCTCACCCTGGAGGACCTTGCTCTCCCTGCCCAGAGCCAGGCTCAGGCCCCATCCCATGCTGGTGTCCATCAGTTGCTGTCCTCCATGCCACACCTGGAGCACAAGGCAGCCCGACTCAGGCACTGGGGATCCCAGGAACCCCTGGGCCCTGAGCAGCAGGACCCTTGGGCCAGCAGTGGCCAGGCAGTCCTTGACCAGCCCCAGCCCAGCCAGCCTGCTCTTGCTTGCTGGGATGAGAggcagagatgcctcagaaatcCCAGGGAAAAGACACAAGGAGCCTGGGCCAGTCTCCCAGACTCTCAGGCAAACAGCCAGCCAGCATCACTGAAGACTACTTTTGGGATACTGATGGAGGACCCCCTTGACCCTGAGAAAGGGGTTCTTCCTGCCTACACCCTAAGCAGAAGAGGGAACTGCTCCCCAGGGCCTGCATATgatggagggcagagggggagccCTAGTTTCCCTCAAGGGGCGGGCAACCGGGAGACCAGGCCCTGTTCTTCCACCTTCTCCAGTGCAGCCTGGGGAGTCCTGCCTgggcaggaaggcaggaagggggccctgagggagcaggtcaGCGGAGAAGAAGAAAGGATGGCTTTCTCCTGTCTGTCAGACACCATCTCAGCGAGGAGCACCCTGCAG AATAAGGTCCCAAACATTGTGACCCTGGAGACCAAGACAGACCG CTGGCAGCTGCTGCCCAGATGTTTCAGAGCCTGGCAGCACACGGCGCAGAAGCGGCGGACAGTTGTGGCAGCAGAGGCTCTGTGCCGCCGACAGCTGTTGCGAAAGGGCCTGCGGGCACTCCGGTGGGCCCTGTACCTCCGGGAGGCGTGGCTTGAGGCAGTGTCAGGGTGGCACATGAAGACCCTGCTGGCCCGGAGCTTCCGAGAG TGGAGACAGCTGGCCGCACAGCAGAAGCAGGAGCCCCACACGCAGGCAATGCCAGAGTCCCCGGCCTCTGGGGGAGTCTGGGGCCAAGGCCGCTCAGGAAGGAAGGCAGCTGCAGACCCCGCCCTGACCAGCAG CTTCACTAACAGTAAAGGGAAcctgaggaaggaggaaggaggcctGCCGATTCCTTCGCATCCTGGACTGAGACCAGATGGCAGAGACGGGAGAGCCCAGATCCTGCAGGGACTGCAATGGCTGGCTG TCTTCCTCCTGTGGTGCCATCAGAAGGGGCTGGCCAGGCAGGAGACGGGAGTTCAGGGAGAAGCTGCCTGGGCCCCGCCGAGGACTCGGAGGGCGAAGTGGCCTCACCAGGCCTGGCATGCAGCCCCAGCCAGGGTGGCCCCACAGGAGACCCAGTGCCAGAGAGCCTGGCTCTGCAG GTGCTTTGGGGCCTGGCAGCGGTTTCTGCAAAGAGGAGTCCGGTGCCGGAACCACCTAGCTGACCGCCTGGTGGGGACCCTGAACACGTGCCTGCGACAGTGGGTGCAGATGAAGCAGCTCCGGGCCTCGGATGAGGTGAAGGTGACCCAGCTGTTCCTCTGCCGGCAGAAGGCAG GGACTGCAGCCCTTCACAGCCCAGCCCCTGGAGTGGCCACAGCCCAGGGCCCCCGGGCAGTGGCCCAGGCCCAGGGGCTGCTCCTGGAGCGAGGTCAGGGCTCCCTGCAGAAAGCCTGCCAGAGGCTGGCCCTCTACCGGGTGCTGCTGCTCTGGAGGATGCGGCTCTCCCAGCGCCAGCGGGCTGA CTTCTTCCTCCAGGGCCTGCGGCAGCGGACCCTGCAGCACATCCTGCACCAATGGCGCTCGAGGGCTTGGGGTCCCTGTACCCCATCCAGCAACGCCAGGACCACCTCGGCCCCAGAGTCACTGGACAGTGTCCCGGAAGGGAAGACCTCACTGGGCTGCAGCTCACCCTGTGGTTCCCTAGAGAGG CCTCCCAGGGACCCCGCCCTCCTGGAGATCCTCCAGGCGACCTTTCTTCGGCCAGCTGGGCAGTGGCAGCAGAAGCAGAGCCTCCTGCCCTGGCAGGTGCGGGCCAAGCAGGCCCGGAGCACAGCGTATCGGTACCAGCGCACCCTCCAGAGGCG CGTCCTCCTCAGCTGGAGCCACTGGACTACGGCCCAAAGGGCTTGGAGAGAGCTGGCAGCCCACTGGGCCTGGGCCCGGAGCTGCAGGGCGGTACTGAGCCTGTGGCGGCAGCGGCTGGCAGAGTGGTGGGCAGTGGAGCAGTGGGCCCAGGACCGGGGCCGGGGACTGGCACAAGATGCCCTGCGCCGCTGGCACTCCTGCTGGCAGA GGCAGCAAATCCTACAGGAAAAGTACCGGGTGTGGGCCCAGGTTCGTCTCCAGGGCCTACGGAGGGCCGTGTTCTGGGGCTGGCAGCAGGCAGCAGCTCGGCGGAGACACATGGTGACCAGGCCAGAGAAACTCCTACTGCAGAG CCACTTCCAGGCCTGGCATGGACTTGTGAGAGAGGCTGGAATGCTCTGGGCCCGGCGCCAAGCCTTCCAGGATGGCCGGAAGAGAAGGGCACTGAAGAATGCATTTGCTGCATGgcagggagccctagtggcagcAGCCCAGGCCCAGGAGCAGCACATGGCCTGGGATGCCATCACCTGCTGGAGCAGGGACATTCAGCAGGGCCGGGCATGCAAGCAGCTGAGGCGGGTCCAGGCCCAGCAGGCCTTGGAGGCATGGAGCTGGGCCCCGGGCCTGTGCCATAAGGCCCACCAGCAGGCAGAAGAGAGATCCCTGGCCCAGGCCCAGGCAGGGGTGGCCCTGTGCTGGACATGGTGGGTTCGTGAGTCCCGCCTGTGCCAGGTCAGCAGAGCCCATGCTGCCCGAAAACTGAGTGCCCA GGTCCTAGAGGCCTGGGCTCAGGCAGCAGCCCAGTCCTGGGTCCAGCGAGCTGCTTTTGCCCAGCTCCAGCAGGGTGGGCTCGGGCTCCTCCTGCGGACCCACTGGGCCCAGTGGCAGACAGCGCTGCTCAGAGTGCGGCAAGAAGTACGGGCTGAGGTGGAGGAGACCAGCACTGTCCACCCCAGGCCCGGAGCTGACCTCACGCATTGCCTGAGGCTGGCCAGCAGAGTGCAGCTCCTACTGCTGATGGACTCCCCTGCCTGGTGGAAACAG ACCCACAGCTGCTGGACACAGGCCCCAGGGCTCGGACTGCCTGGAACAGCACAGCACCACCACCTCAGTAGCCACAGGGAGCAGCAAGGAACGCCCCGGGCTCAGG GCGACAGAGAGCAGGACCTCAAGTGGCCCCTTGCCCCCTGCTGGCCTCCCCTCCACCACGCTTTCCAGCTCTGGCTGCAGTGGCCTGTCCACTACCACGGGGCCCAAGGCCTGCCTCTCTGGACAACACCCAGCAGGCCCCCTACAGGACCAGGTGGAGACTGTAGCCCTGAGAGCAGAACCCTCAAAGGAACTGGAGAGGCCTATCAGAGGAGGCTGGG GATGAGCCTGCAGCACTGGCACCTTGAGGCACTGCTTCACCAGTTCCAGGGCTCCCAGAAGGCCAGGCGCCTGGCAGCCGCATGGCAGCACTGGGGAGATGCTCATGGGGCACAGCAGCTGGCACGGACCCTG TTCAGACAGTGGCACCTGAGATGGGCCTGGGGGACATGGCGGCGGCGGGTCCTGCAATTGTGGGTGGCTCAGCGATTCCTGCAACAAGAAAACAGCTGCATCCTTTCCCAG GCTTTGGCGAAGTGGCACCAGCGCCTGGCAGCCAGGGGCCGAAGTGGAGCCAACGGCAGCCTGAGACCCCCAAGCAAGCTGGGCCCCAGGGGCCCTGGGAGTGGGCCGGAAGATGCCCACGCCCCTGGGCACAGCAGACTTAGGATGGAGCAGGGGCCCAGCTGCAGCTGTGACTTGTTCCCATAA